Proteins from a single region of Thermococcus sp. EP1:
- the nuoI gene encoding NADH-quinone oxidoreductase subunit NuoI has protein sequence MSEAKFKIAPEEKVKKRPSFLKPWLSLKYLFKKPVTIKIPYEPTQIAEKYRGFHTLNWKTCIGCNMCGQICPARAIEMTWIEGEKRAHPKIDYGRCTFCQFCVDVCPTGALGHVEHYILTTEWKEEELELFDWVPLPEDMVRKFEDYRHPLAKIEYLEDGKVRYILRDGSTFEFKILGYGLKPPAKPKPSKEKKESAEEKKVD, from the coding sequence ATGAGTGAAGCTAAATTTAAAATTGCACCTGAGGAGAAGGTTAAGAAGAGGCCCTCTTTCTTGAAACCCTGGCTTAGTCTAAAATATCTCTTCAAAAAGCCTGTAACTATAAAAATCCCCTATGAACCCACACAAATTGCTGAAAAATACCGTGGATTCCATACTCTCAACTGGAAGACATGTATCGGTTGTAATATGTGTGGTCAGATATGTCCCGCAAGGGCTATAGAGATGACATGGATTGAGGGAGAAAAAAGAGCACATCCAAAGATAGACTATGGAAGATGTACCTTCTGTCAGTTCTGTGTTGATGTATGTCCTACTGGAGCATTGGGCCATGTTGAGCACTATATCTTAACTACAGAGTGGAAAGAAGAAGAACTTGAGCTCTTTGACTGGGTTCCATTGCCAGAAGATATGGTGAGAAAATTCGAAGACTACAGGCATCCATTAGCCAAGATCGAATATCTTGAAGATGGGAAAGTTAGATATATCCTGAGGGATGGGAGCACTTTTGAATTCAAAATACTCGGTTATGGTCTTAAACCACCAGCAAAGCCAAAACCATCTAAAGAAAAGAAAGAGTCTGCAGAAGAGAAAAAAGTTGATTAG
- a CDS encoding N-glycosylase/DNA lyase, producing MELGIECARIIEEKVDLQFSALEKLYENLGNDELFIKLVIANSIVSYQLSGKGEQWWLEFSNYFSQNYPETTILRAYSEFLPKSKTNKRLISSKLNRLERLEPFLMTLTLENFEVYYNNMLKFRNDLVKVMRAKGDAKTIVFAVKMFGYASRIVFRKFVPYPMEIPIPKDFRIENYTKRFTSEDPVKFWERISKEVGIPPLHVDSILWPVLGGEEEVKKRLKEHCEKAELVLRLSSL from the coding sequence ATGGAACTGGGGATCGAATGCGCGAGAATTATCGAAGAAAAAGTGGATCTCCAGTTTTCAGCATTAGAAAAGCTCTATGAAAACCTAGGCAATGATGAACTCTTCATTAAGCTTGTTATAGCGAATTCTATTGTTAGTTATCAGCTCTCTGGTAAGGGGGAGCAGTGGTGGTTGGAATTCTCCAACTATTTCTCCCAAAATTACCCAGAGACCACCATCTTAAGAGCTTATTCTGAGTTTTTACCTAAATCTAAAACTAATAAAAGGCTAATTTCCTCAAAGCTAAACCGTCTGGAAAGACTTGAACCGTTTTTAATGACTCTGACATTAGAGAATTTTGAAGTTTATTACAACAACATGCTAAAATTTAGGAATGATCTTGTGAAGGTCATGAGAGCCAAGGGAGATGCTAAAACAATAGTATTTGCTGTTAAAATGTTTGGGTATGCGTCTAGAATTGTTTTTAGAAAATTTGTTCCTTATCCAATGGAGATTCCTATACCCAAAGACTTTAGAATTGAAAATTACACAAAAAGGTTTACATCTGAAGATCCTGTGAAGTTTTGGGAGAGAATTTCAAAAGAGGTTGGGATCCCACCTCTGCACGTAGATTCTATTCTCTGGCCTGTTTTAGGGGGAGAGGAGGAAGTAAAGAAACGGCTTAAAGAGCACTGTGAAAAAGCCGAGTTAGTTTTAAGGCTCTCTTCTTTGTGA
- a CDS encoding peroxiredoxin — MVVIGEKFPEVEVKTTHGVIKLPDYFVEKGKWFILFSHPADFTPVCTTEFYGMQKRVEQFRELGVEPIGLSVDQVFSHLKWMEWIKENLGVEITFPVIADDRGNLAEALGMIPSGATITARAVFVVDNKGIIRAIVYYPAEVGRDWDEILRLVKALKISTEKGVALPHKWPNNELIGDRAIVPPAGTVEQIKKRKEAKARGEIECYDWWFCHKKLE, encoded by the coding sequence ATGGTAGTTATTGGAGAAAAGTTTCCAGAAGTTGAAGTGAAAACAACCCATGGAGTGATAAAGCTTCCCGATTACTTTGTTGAGAAAGGTAAGTGGTTTATCTTATTTAGCCACCCAGCGGACTTTACTCCGGTTTGTACAACTGAATTCTACGGCATGCAAAAAAGAGTTGAACAGTTCAGAGAACTTGGTGTTGAACCTATTGGATTAAGTGTTGACCAAGTGTTTAGCCACCTTAAGTGGATGGAGTGGATAAAGGAGAACCTTGGTGTGGAGATAACGTTCCCAGTTATCGCTGACGATCGTGGTAACCTTGCTGAAGCTTTGGGCATGATACCCAGTGGAGCAACGATTACAGCAAGAGCAGTTTTTGTAGTTGACAATAAAGGAATTATTAGGGCCATTGTATACTACCCGGCAGAAGTTGGCAGAGATTGGGACGAAATACTTAGACTTGTGAAGGCTCTTAAAATAAGCACCGAAAAAGGTGTTGCATTGCCTCATAAATGGCCAAACAATGAGTTAATTGGAGATAGGGCTATTGTACCACCTGCCGGAACCGTTGAACAAATCAAAAAACGCAAAGAAGCCAAAGCAAGAGGGGAAATTGAGTGTTATGATTGGTGGTTTTGCCATAAAAAGCTAGAATGA
- a CDS encoding 2-oxoacid:acceptor oxidoreductase subunit alpha yields the protein MVEFKEDVSIVLGGAAGQGIQTVEEILTRVLKLSGYNVYANKEYMSRVRGGINTTEIRVSSKKVRAFIKRIDILIPFKRGVLPWLQNRLSENTVVLGERENVEEEFMEKITFVEVPFNKMAKDVGSPLYLNTIAAGIAVGLFHGDFEILKKYLMKRFGSKGEDVVSKNIEAAEKGYNLGVKLCEEKTIGIDVKKDERVKEEVLLSGTEAIALGAIAGGMNVLTFYPMSPSTGVAVFSAQHAEEFEIIVEQTEDEIAAINMALGAWFAGARGIVTTSGGGFALMSEALSLAGMAENPIVIHLAQRPGPATGLPTRTLQSDLNLVLYSGHGEFPRIVLAPGSIEEAFYLTATAFNLADKYQVPVIILTDQYFVDTYYNLPEFDLSELKLEKHIVETDENYKRYLLTEDGISPRGIPGYGKGVIIANGNEHDEWGDITEDEELSRLMQEKRAIKKLMTIRKNAMMPELIGSEDARYLVISWGSTYHVIKEALESLRRKDIAFLHFKWLYPLPDAVKELLEDKVLIDIEQNVTAQFAELLKKEFGVSVDHKILKYDGRPFSVEEILDALKGVLE from the coding sequence ATGGTTGAGTTTAAAGAAGATGTTTCTATTGTTTTGGGTGGTGCAGCAGGGCAGGGAATTCAAACCGTGGAGGAAATCTTAACAAGGGTTTTGAAACTTTCTGGATACAATGTCTATGCGAATAAAGAATATATGTCTCGAGTGAGAGGAGGTATAAATACAACCGAAATAAGGGTTTCTTCTAAGAAAGTAAGGGCCTTTATAAAGAGAATTGACATTCTAATTCCCTTCAAGCGTGGAGTTTTACCTTGGCTGCAAAATAGGCTCTCAGAAAATACGGTTGTTCTTGGAGAGCGAGAAAACGTCGAAGAGGAATTTATGGAGAAGATTACTTTTGTTGAAGTTCCTTTTAACAAAATGGCAAAAGATGTGGGCAGTCCTTTATATCTAAACACAATAGCTGCTGGAATAGCAGTTGGTCTCTTCCATGGGGATTTTGAGATTCTCAAAAAGTACTTAATGAAGAGATTTGGCTCTAAAGGCGAGGATGTAGTCTCTAAAAATATTGAGGCGGCTGAAAAAGGATATAACCTTGGTGTAAAGTTGTGTGAAGAAAAGACCATTGGAATCGATGTGAAAAAAGATGAGAGAGTTAAGGAAGAAGTACTCTTGAGTGGCACTGAGGCTATTGCTTTGGGGGCCATTGCTGGAGGAATGAACGTTCTAACTTTTTACCCAATGAGTCCGTCAACTGGAGTTGCTGTTTTTTCCGCTCAACATGCAGAAGAGTTCGAGATAATTGTGGAACAAACGGAAGATGAAATTGCAGCAATAAATATGGCACTGGGCGCATGGTTTGCTGGTGCAAGAGGAATAGTCACAACTTCCGGTGGAGGATTTGCTTTAATGAGTGAGGCCCTAAGCTTGGCTGGAATGGCAGAGAACCCAATAGTAATTCATCTAGCTCAAAGGCCAGGCCCGGCAACTGGTTTACCTACAAGGACACTGCAAAGCGATTTGAACCTTGTCCTATACTCTGGACATGGTGAGTTCCCACGTATAGTTCTTGCTCCGGGGAGCATAGAAGAGGCGTTCTACCTAACAGCTACTGCGTTCAACTTGGCGGATAAGTATCAGGTTCCTGTGATAATTCTCACTGATCAATACTTTGTTGATACATACTATAACTTGCCAGAGTTCGATTTGAGTGAACTTAAGCTTGAGAAACATATAGTCGAGACAGACGAAAACTATAAGCGCTACCTCCTCACAGAAGATGGTATCTCTCCGAGGGGAATACCTGGTTATGGAAAAGGAGTTATAATAGCAAATGGAAATGAACACGATGAATGGGGAGATATTACAGAAGATGAAGAACTCTCGAGACTTATGCAGGAGAAAAGGGCCATTAAAAAGCTCATGACAATAAGAAAAAATGCAATGATGCCGGAGCTTATTGGAAGTGAAGACGCGAGGTACCTTGTTATTAGTTGGGGTTCAACATATCATGTAATAAAAGAGGCTCTTGAGAGTCTTAGAAGGAAAGACATCGCATTTTTACATTTTAAATGGCTTTATCCACTACCAGATGCTGTTAAAGAACTATTGGAGGATAAAGTGCTAATTGATATTGAGCAGAACGTTACAGCTCAGTTTGCGGAACTCCTAAAGAAAGAATTTGGAGTAAGCGTGGACCACAAGATTTTGAAGTATGATGGGAGGCCTTTCTCAGTTGAGGAGATTCTTGATGCTCTTAAGGGGGTGTTAGAATGA
- a CDS encoding thiamine pyrophosphate-dependent enzyme, with protein MTSPMLFEPNRPGSKDVAWCPGCGNFGIRNILRKVFAELNLTPQEVVIISGIGQAAKMPHYIKVNGYHTLHGRSIPIATAVKAANPKLTVIAEGGDGDMYAEGGNHFLHAIRRNPDITILIHDNQIYGLTKGQASPTTMLGMKTPTQPWGVFEEPFNPIALAIALDASFVARTFMGYFEESAEIIKKAIQHKGLAIVDIFHPCVSFNKINTYEWYHKHTYWMEDHDPYNREEAFKRAIETDPLPLGIFYIHEKPTFEEQVTAYKKDKTPLWQRKPKLGQIKEILEAKKGF; from the coding sequence ATGACCTCTCCAATGCTTTTTGAACCAAACAGGCCAGGAAGTAAGGATGTAGCGTGGTGCCCCGGATGTGGGAATTTTGGAATTAGAAACATCTTAAGGAAGGTTTTTGCTGAGCTTAATCTAACGCCTCAAGAAGTAGTGATCATAAGCGGAATAGGTCAGGCTGCAAAGATGCCCCACTACATAAAGGTCAATGGTTATCACACACTTCATGGGCGTTCAATACCCATAGCGACTGCTGTAAAGGCAGCTAATCCAAAGCTTACCGTGATAGCGGAAGGTGGGGACGGGGATATGTATGCCGAAGGAGGGAATCATTTCCTTCACGCAATAAGAAGGAACCCCGACATCACGATCCTCATCCATGACAACCAAATTTATGGGCTTACCAAAGGTCAGGCTTCCCCCACAACGATGCTTGGAATGAAAACTCCAACTCAACCTTGGGGTGTCTTTGAAGAGCCATTTAACCCAATAGCATTAGCAATAGCCCTCGATGCATCATTTGTTGCGAGAACTTTCATGGGGTACTTCGAGGAAAGTGCAGAAATTATAAAGAAAGCAATTCAGCACAAAGGATTAGCTATAGTGGATATATTTCACCCCTGTGTAAGCTTCAACAAGATAAATACCTACGAATGGTACCACAAGCATACATACTGGATGGAAGATCATGATCCATACAATAGGGAAGAGGCTTTTAAAAGGGCAATAGAAACTGATCCTCTTCCACTTGGAATATTCTACATCCACGAGAAACCAACATTTGAAGAGCAAGTTACAGCTTATAAGAAGGACAAAACACCATTATGGCAGAGAAAACCAAAACTTGGGCAGATTAAGGAGATTTTGGAGGCAAAGAAAGGCTTTTAA
- a CDS encoding FprA family A-type flavoprotein, which produces MSKVWIEKLLEEPELYLLRIDDDQIRYFEATWDIPEGITYNAYLMKTDNAVILFDAWKKDYTEEFLEALSSIVDPKEITHIVVHHMEPDHSGALPKVLEANGYKAKIIGTIFAKRLLDAFFGIKENVHAIKDGEELRIGNRTFKFITVPWLHWPDTMITYLVEDKIIFGCDVGGGYSIPEAIDDSDDEIVEKYLPYVTKYIVTVIGHYHKYIVENLEKIKNLGIVNDVKMILPGHGLIWRKNPQRIFEYYAKVGAGVPTKGKVLVVYDSMYGFVEKSIQIAIDELRKQGFNPVVYKFTDKEAPAVSDILGEVPDSEALIIGASTYEANIHPRIRYTLYELLDKANYEKPVLILGTFGWAGVAGREIETLIKRSKFDHVDTIEVKGQTTPEDEVRIREGMRKLIQKLRK; this is translated from the coding sequence ATGTCAAAGGTTTGGATTGAGAAGCTTTTAGAAGAGCCAGAACTCTACCTTTTGAGAATTGATGATGACCAGATAAGATATTTTGAAGCTACGTGGGATATCCCAGAGGGAATAACGTACAATGCCTATTTGATGAAAACAGATAATGCTGTTATACTCTTTGATGCTTGGAAAAAAGATTATACGGAAGAATTTCTTGAGGCACTTTCTAGCATTGTTGATCCTAAGGAGATAACCCATATTGTAGTCCATCATATGGAACCTGACCATAGTGGAGCACTACCGAAAGTGCTTGAGGCCAACGGCTATAAAGCGAAAATAATTGGGACAATATTTGCAAAAAGACTTCTAGATGCATTTTTTGGGATAAAGGAGAATGTTCATGCAATTAAAGACGGAGAAGAGCTTAGGATAGGAAACAGAACTTTTAAATTTATAACAGTTCCATGGCTGCACTGGCCCGATACAATGATAACGTACTTGGTTGAGGACAAGATAATCTTTGGCTGTGATGTTGGAGGAGGCTACTCAATACCTGAGGCAATAGATGATAGTGATGATGAAATTGTGGAGAAGTACCTTCCATATGTAACGAAGTATATTGTAACTGTCATTGGCCACTATCACAAGTACATTGTAGAAAATCTCGAGAAAATAAAGAATCTGGGTATCGTGAACGATGTTAAAATGATTCTCCCTGGCCATGGTTTAATATGGCGTAAAAACCCGCAGAGGATTTTTGAATACTATGCAAAAGTTGGAGCTGGGGTTCCAACAAAGGGAAAAGTTCTAGTGGTCTATGATTCAATGTATGGATTTGTTGAAAAAAGTATCCAAATAGCTATTGATGAATTAAGGAAACAAGGGTTTAATCCAGTAGTTTACAAGTTTACAGATAAAGAAGCACCAGCAGTTAGTGATATCCTTGGAGAAGTTCCCGATAGTGAGGCCTTGATAATTGGGGCTTCGACTTATGAAGCAAACATCCATCCCCGCATAAGATACACTCTTTACGAGCTACTTGATAAAGCCAACTACGAAAAACCTGTGCTTATACTTGGTACTTTTGGATGGGCAGGAGTTGCAGGAAGAGAAATAGAGACGCTCATCAAAAGATCAAAGTTCGACCATGTGGATACCATTGAGGTAAAAGGTCAAACCACTCCAGAAGACGAAGTACGGATAAGGGAAGGTATGAGAAAGCTCATCCAGAAGCTTAGGAAATGA
- a CDS encoding ferritin family protein, protein MEEEIVKKLEKLPEKEILGYAIASEEDAKQFYLKLAEGKGELIGEFFKDLAKAEQAHKTLLLNLYDRIFGDKEYTVPENVPFVESTVNIVTLGNLVEALKTALMNEKTAERVYTLLAQKLPEHKVLFDFLAAQEKAHYKAIEAHKEYLEGLMRGKPEYTEIPAHVIFNQVEIYYKPRTQP, encoded by the coding sequence ATGGAAGAAGAAATTGTTAAAAAATTGGAGAAACTGCCTGAAAAGGAGATTTTAGGATATGCAATTGCATCTGAGGAGGATGCAAAACAGTTCTACCTAAAACTTGCCGAGGGAAAAGGTGAGTTAATAGGGGAATTCTTTAAAGACCTTGCAAAGGCCGAACAGGCCCATAAAACACTTCTACTAAACCTTTATGATAGGATCTTTGGGGATAAAGAGTATACAGTCCCAGAAAACGTCCCATTTGTAGAGAGTACGGTTAATATTGTAACTCTAGGAAACTTAGTGGAGGCATTAAAAACAGCCCTCATGAATGAAAAGACTGCTGAAAGAGTTTACACTCTTTTGGCTCAAAAACTTCCCGAACATAAAGTCCTTTTTGATTTCCTAGCTGCACAGGAAAAAGCCCACTATAAAGCTATTGAAGCTCATAAGGAGTATCTTGAAGGGCTGATGAGAGGAAAGCCCGAATATACCGAAATACCAGCGCATGTAATATTTAATCAAGTGGAGATATATTACAAACCTAGAACTCAACCATGA
- a CDS encoding NAD(P)/FAD-dependent oxidoreductase, which produces MGLLIVGNGPGGVELAKQLSDEYEVTIIEQEDLPYYIKPMLSHYIAGTVKKEKLFPYSLEWYENKGIELRLETKAEVIDRARKKLITSAGELPYDLLVIATGARPREPMIEGKENLMPLRTLRDAEKIKQLVENKGDVLIVGGGFIGLELAGNLSKAGYRVKLVHRGSNLLGLDNELTELIIEELASKGVEFYLNANVLKADREGVFTEKGYIEGRVKICAIGIIPNKELALKSGIHAGRGILIDERFRTSARDVYAIGDCAEYNEIICGTAKGAMGHAKVLANLIRGEEDRYAFEFRSTVFKFGDFPIAIIGETKGDGNWLDDKTKVFLKEGKVVGAVIIKDVKRALELERKIKSRVSINEL; this is translated from the coding sequence ATGGGGCTTTTGATTGTTGGAAATGGCCCTGGGGGAGTTGAATTAGCAAAGCAGCTTTCCGACGAATATGAGGTAACTATTATAGAGCAGGAGGATCTTCCTTACTATATCAAACCTATGTTGAGTCATTACATAGCAGGGACTGTAAAAAAGGAGAAACTTTTTCCTTATTCGCTTGAGTGGTATGAAAATAAAGGGATAGAGCTAAGATTGGAGACTAAAGCAGAGGTTATAGATAGAGCCCGTAAAAAATTGATAACGAGTGCAGGGGAACTTCCTTATGATCTTCTCGTAATAGCTACAGGGGCCAGACCTAGGGAACCAATGATAGAAGGAAAAGAGAATCTAATGCCACTCAGAACATTAAGAGATGCAGAGAAAATAAAGCAACTGGTTGAAAATAAAGGTGATGTTCTTATCGTTGGAGGGGGATTTATAGGGCTTGAACTGGCAGGCAACTTATCAAAAGCTGGCTATAGGGTTAAACTTGTCCATAGAGGAAGTAACCTTCTTGGCCTTGATAATGAGCTTACAGAGCTGATAATAGAAGAGCTTGCATCTAAAGGTGTGGAGTTCTATTTAAATGCCAATGTATTAAAAGCTGATAGAGAAGGCGTTTTCACTGAGAAGGGCTATATAGAGGGAAGAGTAAAGATCTGTGCAATAGGGATAATCCCAAACAAAGAACTTGCCCTGAAGAGTGGCATTCATGCAGGCAGGGGAATTTTAATTGATGAGCGATTCAGGACTTCAGCTCGAGATGTCTATGCTATTGGGGACTGTGCAGAATATAACGAAATAATCTGTGGAACAGCTAAAGGTGCAATGGGACATGCGAAAGTTCTTGCAAATCTCATACGGGGTGAAGAAGATAGGTATGCTTTTGAGTTTCGTTCTACCGTTTTTAAGTTTGGTGACTTCCCTATAGCTATCATAGGGGAAACAAAGGGGGATGGGAACTGGCTAGATGATAAAACAAAGGTATTTCTTAAGGAAGGAAAAGTTGTTGGGGCAGTTATCATTAAAGATGTGAAAAGGGCATTAGAACTTGAAAGGAAAATAAAGTCTAGAGTTAGCATTAACGAACTTTAA
- a CDS encoding rubrerythrin family protein, which translates to MVVERKMTKKFLEDAYAGESQAHMRYLIFADVAEREGFPNIAKLFRAIAFAELVHAKNHYQALGNIKDTPSNLQVAIDGETFEVEEMYPVYKATAELQGEKEAVRSTHYALEAEKIHAELYKEAKELAEQKKDLEIKKVYICPVCGYTVIDEAPEYCPVCGASREKFVVFE; encoded by the coding sequence ATGGTAGTCGAAAGAAAAATGACGAAGAAGTTTCTTGAAGATGCATATGCAGGAGAAAGCCAAGCGCATATGAGATATCTAATTTTTGCGGATGTTGCTGAAAGGGAAGGATTCCCTAATATAGCAAAGCTCTTTAGAGCAATAGCTTTTGCTGAGCTTGTACATGCTAAAAATCATTATCAAGCACTTGGCAACATTAAGGACACTCCTAGCAACCTTCAGGTAGCAATAGATGGGGAGACTTTTGAAGTCGAAGAAATGTATCCAGTTTACAAAGCAACTGCTGAGCTCCAGGGTGAGAAAGAGGCTGTGAGGAGTACTCATTATGCCTTAGAGGCAGAAAAAATTCATGCAGAGCTTTACAAGGAAGCCAAAGAACTGGCGGAACAGAAAAAGGATCTTGAAATAAAGAAGGTCTACATATGTCCAGTATGCGGATACACGGTTATAGATGAGGCTCCTGAGTATTGTCCAGTATGCGGGGCTTCAAGAGAAAAGTTTGTAGTTTTTGAGTGA
- the rd gene encoding rubredoxin has protein sequence MAKWKCIVCGYIYDEETGDPDSGVNPGTKFEEIPDDWVCPLCGAPKDMFEKIED, from the coding sequence ATGGCAAAGTGGAAATGTATAGTATGTGGGTATATATACGATGAGGAAACAGGAGATCCAGATAGTGGAGTTAATCCAGGAACAAAGTTTGAGGAAATCCCAGATGATTGGGTATGCCCGCTCTGTGGGGCTCCAAAAGATATGTTTGAGAAGATAGAGGATTGA
- a CDS encoding class II SORL domain-containing protein: MISGTIRSGDWKGEKHVPVIEYKKEDDLVKVKVQVGKEIPHPNTPEHHIAWIELYFHPEGENFPILVGRAEFANHTDPLTEPIAKFFFKTTKKGKLHALSYCNIHGLWENEIVFE, from the coding sequence ATGATTAGTGGAACTATAAGAAGTGGGGATTGGAAAGGAGAAAAACATGTACCTGTTATAGAGTACAAAAAAGAAGATGATTTAGTAAAAGTAAAAGTTCAAGTTGGTAAGGAAATTCCACATCCAAATACTCCTGAACATCATATAGCTTGGATTGAACTTTATTTCCACCCAGAGGGTGAGAACTTTCCTATACTTGTTGGCAGGGCAGAATTTGCAAACCACACAGATCCCCTAACAGAGCCCATAGCTAAATTCTTCTTTAAGACGACTAAAAAAGGGAAGCTTCATGCTTTAAGCTATTGTAATATTCATGGTCTCTGGGAAAATGAGATTGTATTTGAGTGA
- a CDS encoding ferritin family protein → MVVDMDMGIPLERVNEFSLKELLGMAIKAEIGARDFYRSMAENVGVETLKKKLEFLAGEEEKHEEFLRKLYAQSFPGEDIVFPKEHVGPELKPVLEKVKDVHDILELIRWAMEAERIAKEFYSKLEDMTEDNAKKGLLRYLASMENTHYFILKTEYDLLLDWEMYSQMMHVGP, encoded by the coding sequence ATGGTAGTTGATATGGATATGGGGATCCCTCTTGAGAGGGTAAATGAATTCTCCCTTAAGGAACTTTTGGGAATGGCTATAAAGGCCGAAATTGGGGCAAGGGATTTTTATAGAAGCATGGCTGAGAATGTGGGTGTAGAAACCTTAAAAAAGAAGCTTGAGTTCCTTGCAGGTGAAGAGGAAAAGCATGAGGAGTTTTTAAGAAAGCTTTATGCTCAGTCTTTCCCGGGAGAAGATATTGTATTTCCGAAAGAACATGTAGGACCTGAGTTGAAACCGGTTTTAGAGAAAGTTAAAGATGTTCACGATATATTAGAGCTTATTCGTTGGGCAATGGAGGCCGAAAGAATAGCTAAAGAGTTTTATTCAAAGCTTGAAGATATGACGGAAGACAATGCTAAAAAAGGCCTTCTTAGGTATCTTGCTTCTATGGAAAATACTCACTACTTCATCCTGAAGACAGAGTACGACCTTCTCCTTGACTGGGAGATGTACTCTCAAATGATGCATGTTGGTCCATAA
- a CDS encoding ZIP family metal transporter, whose amino-acid sequence MLENSIAGLGEYLLNISGGNLIVVSFYAGLFVAIMTTLGSLLAIFYNKLPDWGIDVSLSFAAGVMIVASFTSLILPAIEFTNSFTPAGIGILLGILLIYAIDRFIPHEHLVKGYEGPKELKDRLRVVWLIVLAVVIHNLPEGLAVGTSIVFDLRTGIITAIAIGIQDFPEGAVISLPLATLQKKRLQPILMGSLSGVAEMIMVLVGALFFTTFRSLLPYGLGLAGGAMLYVTVKEMIPEIYKREENELYVTLGFFIGFYVMLFLDSMLG is encoded by the coding sequence GTGTTAGAGAACTCTATTGCAGGACTTGGAGAGTACCTACTCAACATATCTGGGGGTAATCTCATAGTAGTCTCTTTCTATGCGGGTCTCTTTGTAGCAATAATGACTACATTGGGTTCTTTATTGGCCATATTCTACAATAAACTGCCAGATTGGGGAATTGATGTGAGTCTATCTTTTGCTGCTGGAGTCATGATTGTGGCTAGTTTCACCAGCTTAATACTACCAGCGATTGAATTTACAAATAGTTTTACTCCAGCAGGAATTGGAATACTTTTAGGAATATTGCTTATCTATGCTATAGACAGGTTTATACCTCATGAACATCTGGTTAAGGGATATGAGGGTCCGAAAGAGCTGAAGGATAGGCTCAGAGTGGTTTGGCTCATAGTTCTTGCTGTTGTAATTCACAATCTTCCTGAAGGCCTTGCAGTGGGCACTTCAATAGTCTTTGATCTAAGGACCGGTATTATCACAGCTATAGCGATAGGTATTCAAGATTTTCCTGAGGGAGCGGTGATTTCTCTTCCTCTTGCAACTCTCCAAAAGAAACGGCTCCAACCAATTCTAATGGGGAGTTTAAGTGGTGTAGCGGAAATGATCATGGTGCTTGTTGGTGCACTCTTCTTTACAACATTTCGCAGTCTCCTTCCTTACGGTTTGGGCCTAGCAGGGGGGGCAATGCTTTACGTAACTGTGAAAGAAATGATTCCGGAGATATACAAAAGGGAGGAAAATGAGCTTTATGTAACCCTTGGATTCTTCATTGGCTTCTATGTAATGCTCTTCTTGGATTCTATGCTAGGTTAG